The following proteins come from a genomic window of Alnus glutinosa chromosome 10, dhAlnGlut1.1, whole genome shotgun sequence:
- the LOC133879665 gene encoding pectinesterase 2-like translates to MSPLTIILFVSLFLSPTIFAYPAEDVKKWCSQTPHPQPCEYFLSHNPSKTPIKQKSDFLKLSKQLALERGSKALDHVFSLGLKCRNAREKAAWADCLELYQQTVSRLNKTVNPSVTCTQTDAQTWLSTALTNLETCRAGFIELGVSDYVLPLMSNNVSNLISNTLAINNVHVPYGEPNYKEGFPTWVKGGDRKLLQSSSPASQANIVVAIDGSGNYKTIKEAVTAASKRSGSGRYVIYVKAGTYKENVEIKLKNIMLVGDGIGKTIITGSKSVGGGSTTFNSATLAVVGDGFIARDITVENTAGAANHQAVALRSGSDLSVFYKCSFEGYQDTLYVHSERQFYRECDIYGTVDFIFGNAAVVIQNCNIYPRYPPNKTNTITAQGRTDPNQNTGISIHNSKVTAASDLKPSQSSVKTYLGRPWKEYSRTVFMKTYLDSLIAPAGWMEWSGDFALKTLYYGEYANTGPGSSTANRVKWGGYNVITSSSVASQFTVANFIAGSSWLPATNVPYTAGL, encoded by the exons ATGTCACCTTTGACGATAATTCTCTTTGTGTCTCTTTTCCTCTCTCCAACCATTTTTGCTTACCCTGCCGAAGATGTGAAAAAATGGTGCAGCCAAACCCCGCACCCTCAGCCATGCGAGTACTTCTTGAGCCATAACCCTAGCAAAACTCCCATCAAGCAAAAGTCTGATTTTCTCAAGCTATCAAAGCAACTTGCCCTAGAACGGGGCTCAAAAGCCCTAGACCACGTGTTTTCCCTTGGCCTCAAGTGCCGGAATGCTCGTGAAAAGGCTGCATGGGCGGATTGCCTTGAGCTCTATCAGCAAACCGTCTCACGCCTCAATAAAACTGTAAACCCTAGCGTCACGTGCACGCAAACCGATGCTCAGACATGGCTCAGCACGGCTCTGACCAACCTCGAGACTTGCCGGGCCGGGTTTATCGAGCTTGGTGTCTCCGACTATGTCCTGCCGTTGATGTCAAATAATGTTTCTAACCTAATTAGCAACACTTTGGCAATCAACAATGTTCACGTTCCGTATGGTGAACCAAATTATAAAGAAGGGTTCCCAACTTGGGTGAAGGGCGGCGACAGGAAACTCCTGCAGTCTTCTTCGCCGGCGTCTCAGGCGAATATCGTGGTGGCCATAGATGGGTCGGGGAATTATAAGACGATAAAGGAGGCGGTAACCGCCGCTTCGAAGCGGTCAGGAAGTGGAAGGTATGTGATATACGTGAAGGCAGGGACGTACAAAGAAAACGTTGAGATAAAATTGAAGAATATTATGTTGGTGGGAGATGGAATAGGAAAGACCATTATCACTGGGAGCAAAAGTGTCGGAGGAGGTTCTACAACCTTCAATTCAGCCACTCTTG CTGTTGTAGGAGATGGATTCATTGCCCGTGACATAACAGTCGAAAACACCGCCGGAGCGGCAAATCACCAGGCCGTAGCCCTACGTTCTGGCTCCGATCTCTCAGTATTTTACAAGTGCAGCTTTGAAGGGTACCAAGACACCCTCTACGTCCATTCTGAAAGGCAATTCTACAGGGAATGTGACATATATGGCACGGTGGACTTTATTTTCGGCAACGCCGCCGTTGTTATTCAAAATTGCAACATTTATCCACGTTACCCTCCTAATAAGACCAACACTATCACTGCTCAAG gtAGGACGGACCCTAACCAAAACACGGGAATTTCAATTCATAATAGCAAAGTCACGGCTGCTTCCGATCTAAAGCCATCCCAAAGCTCGGTTAAGACGTACCTGGGAAGGCCATGGAAGGAATACTCGCGCACTGTTTTCATGAAAACGTACCTCGATAGCTTGATTGCTCCAGCTGGATGGATGGAGTGGAGTGGAGATTTCGCCCTTAAAACGTTGTATTATGGGGAGTATGCCAACACGGGGCCTGGCTCATCCACTGCCAACAGGGTCAAGTGGGGTGGCTACAATGTCATCACTAGCTCATCCGTGGCATCCCAATTCACTGTCGCAAACTTCATCGCTGGCAGTTCTTGGTTGCCGGCTACGAACGTGCCCTACACGGCCGGCCTTTAA